One window of the Klebsiella sp. WP3-W18-ESBL-02 genome contains the following:
- a CDS encoding AbgT family transporter — MNTQTRTQNKAGESRLMTGFLNAIEKAGNRLPEPALIFFYFLLAVMGLSAVLSMMTFDVINPMTQEAVKVNNLLSAEALTNTLANMVTTFTGFAPLGIVLVAMLGVGVAESSGFINVALKKMLRVTPKKLLTPMLIFVAMFSHVAADAGYVLVIPLGAIIFMSAGRHPLVGIAAAFSGVSGGFAANMVPTGNDALLQGFTQAAAQLLDSSYTVNTLCNLIFGIASSIVITLVGWWVTERIVEPRVSKMTIDGDFKHDEDMSNVTPQESRAFNRASLVMLLGLVALAAAAWPEGSMLRGSDGSLTSYSAPIMKSIVPLIFLIFILPGIVYGFASRTFKTGKDVIGAMNDSMSKMGSYMVMAFFCAMFIKAFSDSNIGTLVALMGADGLKALELPGQATIIGMIVLTAVVNLLIGSASAKWALLSPIMVPMLMAVGISPELTQAAFRIGDSCTNIITPLMVFFPLIVIYCQRYVKGAGVGTLVSMMMPYSIAFFVAWSILLLVWWGLGLPLGIAAPYTWSPS; from the coding sequence ATGAATACGCAAACACGGACTCAGAATAAGGCGGGTGAAAGTCGGCTGATGACAGGCTTTCTTAACGCCATCGAAAAAGCGGGCAACCGTCTGCCGGAACCGGCGCTGATCTTTTTCTACTTTTTACTGGCGGTCATGGGCTTATCGGCCGTGCTGTCGATGATGACGTTTGACGTTATCAACCCAATGACCCAGGAAGCCGTTAAGGTTAACAACCTGCTCTCCGCCGAAGCGCTAACCAATACGCTGGCCAATATGGTCACGACCTTCACCGGCTTCGCGCCGCTGGGGATCGTACTGGTCGCGATGCTGGGCGTGGGCGTGGCGGAAAGCTCCGGCTTTATCAACGTGGCGCTGAAAAAAATGCTGCGCGTGACGCCGAAGAAACTGCTGACGCCAATGCTGATTTTCGTCGCGATGTTCAGCCACGTTGCCGCCGATGCGGGCTACGTGCTGGTTATTCCATTAGGCGCAATTATCTTTATGTCCGCCGGCCGTCACCCGCTGGTCGGGATTGCCGCCGCGTTCTCCGGCGTTTCCGGCGGTTTTGCCGCCAACATGGTGCCAACCGGCAATGACGCATTGCTACAAGGCTTCACCCAGGCGGCAGCCCAGCTGCTCGACAGCAGCTACACCGTCAATACCCTGTGTAACCTGATCTTCGGTATCGCCTCGTCTATCGTCATTACCCTGGTGGGCTGGTGGGTTACCGAGCGCATCGTGGAACCGCGCGTCAGCAAAATGACCATCGACGGCGACTTTAAGCATGACGAAGATATGTCTAACGTCACGCCGCAGGAAAGCCGCGCCTTCAACCGCGCATCGCTGGTGATGCTGCTGGGTCTTGTTGCGCTGGCGGCAGCGGCCTGGCCGGAAGGTTCGATGCTGCGCGGCAGCGACGGCTCGCTGACCTCATACAGCGCGCCAATCATGAAGTCTATCGTGCCGCTGATTTTCCTGATCTTCATTCTGCCGGGCATTGTGTACGGTTTTGCTTCCCGCACCTTTAAAACCGGCAAAGACGTGATTGGCGCGATGAATGACTCGATGAGCAAAATGGGCTCATACATGGTGATGGCCTTCTTCTGCGCCATGTTCATCAAAGCGTTCAGCGATTCCAACATCGGTACGCTGGTCGCGCTGATGGGCGCGGACGGCCTGAAAGCGCTGGAGCTGCCGGGCCAGGCAACGATCATCGGCATGATTGTGCTGACCGCCGTCGTTAACCTGCTGATTGGCTCCGCCTCGGCAAAATGGGCGCTGCTGTCGCCGATTATGGTCCCCATGCTGATGGCGGTAGGCATTTCGCCGGAGCTGACCCAGGCGGCATTCCGCATCGGCGACTCCTGCACCAACATCATTACGCCGCTGATGGTCTTCTTCCCGCTGATCGTTATCTACTGCCAGCGCTACGTGAAAGGCGCGGGTGTCGGTACGCTGGTGTCGATGATGATGCCTTACTCCATCGCCTTCTTCGTGGCATGGAGCATCCTGCTGCTGGTGTGGTGGGGTCTGGGCCTGCCGCTGGGTATCGCTGCGCCGTATACCTGGAGCCCGAGTTAA
- a CDS encoding aspartate aminotransferase family protein: protein MTELNNQAIRQLDREFVFHSWSMQGNLSPLVIAGAKGCELWDYDGKTYLDFSSQLVNVNLGYQHPRVLAAMKAQLESLVTIAPATANLARGEAAKRIIGLAPEGFSKVFFTNAGADANENAIRMARLYTGRDKVLSAYRSYHGNTGSAIAATGDWRRVPNEYSRGHVHFFNPYLYRSEFNATTEQEECRRALAHLRRMIECEGPSSIAAILLESIPGTAGILVPPEGYMKGVRALADEFGIILILDEVMAGFGRTGSWFAFEQDGIVPDLITFAKGVNAGYVPAGGVIISEKIARYFDDHFFAGGLTYSGHPLAMAAIVATLDTMKEEGIVENAALIGNGVLRQGLDALAEASPLVGHVRGRGVFQALELVSDREKKTPLAAGDMAEIKGALTEAGLLSFVVENRIHVVPPCTISAEQVKKGLGILHNVLGHFAHLAV from the coding sequence ATGACAGAGTTGAACAATCAGGCCATTCGCCAACTGGACAGAGAGTTTGTTTTTCATTCCTGGTCGATGCAGGGTAACCTCAGCCCGCTGGTGATTGCCGGGGCGAAAGGGTGTGAGCTGTGGGATTATGATGGCAAAACCTATCTGGACTTCAGCAGCCAACTGGTCAACGTGAATCTCGGCTACCAGCATCCCCGGGTGCTGGCGGCAATGAAAGCGCAGCTGGAATCTTTGGTGACCATCGCCCCCGCTACCGCCAACCTGGCGCGCGGTGAAGCGGCGAAGCGCATTATTGGCCTCGCGCCGGAAGGGTTTAGCAAGGTGTTCTTCACCAACGCCGGGGCCGATGCCAACGAGAACGCGATTCGCATGGCGCGCCTGTACACCGGGCGCGATAAAGTGCTGTCAGCGTATCGCTCGTATCACGGTAACACCGGTAGCGCGATTGCGGCGACCGGTGACTGGCGACGCGTACCGAACGAATATTCTCGCGGCCACGTCCACTTCTTTAACCCGTACCTGTATCGCAGCGAATTTAATGCGACCACCGAGCAAGAAGAATGCCGCCGTGCGCTGGCGCATTTACGCCGGATGATTGAATGTGAAGGTCCCTCGTCAATTGCGGCTATTTTGCTGGAGTCGATTCCGGGGACTGCCGGGATTCTGGTGCCACCGGAAGGATACATGAAAGGCGTGCGGGCGCTGGCGGATGAGTTCGGCATTATTCTGATTCTCGATGAAGTGATGGCCGGTTTCGGCCGCACCGGCAGCTGGTTCGCGTTTGAACAGGACGGGATCGTACCGGATCTGATCACTTTCGCCAAAGGTGTCAACGCCGGTTACGTACCGGCCGGCGGGGTGATCATTAGCGAGAAGATTGCCCGCTATTTTGACGATCATTTCTTTGCCGGCGGGCTGACCTACTCAGGGCATCCGCTGGCGATGGCGGCGATCGTCGCTACGCTGGATACCATGAAAGAAGAAGGCATCGTTGAAAACGCGGCGCTGATAGGTAACGGCGTGCTGCGTCAGGGGCTGGATGCGCTGGCGGAGGCTTCGCCGCTGGTGGGCCACGTTCGCGGCCGTGGCGTCTTCCAGGCGCTGGAGTTGGTGAGCGACCGTGAGAAGAAAACGCCGCTGGCAGCAGGGGATATGGCGGAGATTAAGGGCGCGTTAACCGAAGCGGGGCTGCTGAGTTTCGTGGTGGAAAACCGCATTCACGTGGTGCCGCCGTGTACTATTAGCGCCGAACAGGTGAAAAAAGGGTTGGGTATTCTGCACAACGTATTAGGCCATTTTGCCCATTTAGCCGTGTAG